In one window of Bizionia sp. M204 DNA:
- a CDS encoding metal-dependent hydrolase, with amino-acid sequence MKITFYGHASLGIEVDGVHILVDPFITGNENAKHIDISTLKADYILLTHAHQDHILDVEAIAKNTDAVIVSNFEIVTHFQNKGLEGHPMNHGGSWDFEFGVVKYVNAIHTSSFPDGSYGGQPGGFVIEGEHKNIYIAGDTALTMDMKLIPLRTKLDLAILPIGDNFTMGIDDAILASDFVQCDKVLGYHFDTFGYIEIDHEVAKRKFFEKDKDLMLLKIGDSLEL; translated from the coding sequence ATGAAAATTACTTTTTACGGTCATGCCAGTTTAGGAATAGAAGTAGATGGTGTTCACATTCTTGTGGACCCTTTTATTACGGGTAATGAGAACGCCAAACATATAGATATTAGCACCTTAAAAGCGGATTATATTTTATTAACTCATGCACACCAAGATCATATTTTGGATGTGGAAGCGATTGCTAAAAATACAGATGCCGTTATTGTTTCCAATTTTGAAATTGTAACCCATTTTCAAAATAAAGGGTTGGAAGGACATCCTATGAATCATGGAGGTTCTTGGGACTTCGAATTTGGTGTTGTGAAATATGTAAATGCTATTCATACCTCGTCGTTTCCTGATGGCAGCTATGGTGGACAACCAGGAGGTTTTGTTATTGAAGGCGAACATAAAAACATCTACATTGCTGGAGATACAGCATTAACCATGGATATGAAACTCATTCCACTACGTACCAAGTTAGATTTAGCCATTTTACCAATTGGCGATAATTTTACCATGGGAATTGATGATGCTATTTTAGCCAGTGATTTTGTGCAATGTGATAAAGTGTTAGGCTACCATTTTGATACCTTCGGATATATAGAAATTGATCATGAAGTTGCAAAACGCAAATTTTTTGAAAAAGATAAAGATTTAATGTTATTGAAAATTGGCGATAGTTTGGAATTGTAA
- the menA gene encoding 1,4-dihydroxy-2-naphthoate octaprenyltransferase, with translation MPSIKHWVSAARLRTLPLSISGIILATSFAAYNGYVNWYIFVLALLTTVALQVLSNFANDYGDGVKGTDNDERVGPKRALQSGNVSADQMFMAIKINILVIIALVVTLLFCAFGMRHFLYTMLFLALGALSVYAAINYTVGDSAYGYKGLGDVFVFIFFGLVSGLGTYFLYTLKIDHVIILPAFTIGLLSVAVLNLNNMRDIISDEKSNKITLAVKLGFENAKRYHYILICGAILLSSAFAVLYYVSPYNLMFMVMYIPLVKHLFYVRKTTNPSLLDSELKKVAISTFLLAILMGVGYII, from the coding sequence ATGCCATCAATAAAACATTGGGTTTCAGCAGCAAGATTGCGCACCTTACCATTATCCATTTCAGGAATTATTCTTGCTACAAGTTTTGCAGCCTATAATGGATATGTAAATTGGTATATTTTTGTTTTAGCACTTTTAACAACGGTTGCACTACAAGTGCTATCCAACTTTGCTAATGATTATGGCGACGGTGTTAAAGGTACCGATAATGATGAACGTGTAGGTCCAAAACGTGCTTTGCAAAGTGGAAATGTATCTGCAGACCAAATGTTTATGGCTATAAAAATTAATATTTTAGTCATTATAGCTTTAGTTGTCACTTTACTTTTTTGCGCTTTTGGTATGCGTCATTTTTTATATACCATGCTATTTTTAGCCTTGGGAGCACTTTCAGTTTATGCGGCAATTAATTATACCGTTGGCGATTCTGCTTATGGTTACAAAGGTCTAGGTGATGTATTTGTATTTATATTCTTCGGATTAGTAAGTGGTTTAGGCACGTATTTTCTATACACCTTAAAAATAGATCACGTTATTATTTTGCCGGCTTTTACCATTGGTTTATTGAGTGTGGCGGTTTTGAACTTAAATAATATGCGCGATATTATTTCGGATGAAAAATCAAATAAAATTACGTTAGCCGTAAAGCTCGGTTTTGAAAATGCCAAACGCTATCATTATATTTTAATTTGTGGTGCTATTCTTCTTTCCTCCGCATTTGCAGTTTTGTATTATGTTTCGCCATATAATTTAATGTTTATGGTTATGTATATTCCACTGGTGAAGCATTTATTCTATGTTAGAAAAACGACTAACCCTTCCTTACTAGATTCAGAATTAAAAAAAGTGGCTATTTCTACATTTCTACTCGCCATTTTAATGGGAGTGGGCTATATTATTTAG